One segment of Streptosporangium brasiliense DNA contains the following:
- a CDS encoding lipopolysaccharide biosynthesis protein: MLLTRLTLVVAGGVTSVIVARALGPGDRGAYWVIVTIAATATAVGNLSVEKSQTTLWAQEDNRPAITANALWMGFAVGTVAAGATFAVLLSNAAMMPVADRSTLVWALAAVPVMMAIVYVNNVHILRARTGVVNRGSLTGAALQCSALTALGLLGHLTVEWVVIIWTVSAALNLLLLLPPLPAYRPRDRRLAGRTLSCGLRYHLGSVCHFLLLRLDVLLLNGMSTPTAVGVYSMAVTPAELLRAMTDAVVQITLPRQMESSQETAAAYTARTIRITAVLAAPSIVAFCSAGPFLVVTAVGPAFTGCVIPMLVLAPGVAAAAAARPAAAYLLRLNRPVPTSLMYGAALLVNLTLNILLIPRLGATGCALASTAAYTALAAAQVGWFARSAGVPLRQLGPGAAEVREIVRRLRAFLAAR, from the coding sequence TTGCTGCTGACCCGTCTGACCCTCGTCGTGGCCGGAGGCGTCACCAGTGTCATCGTGGCTCGCGCCCTGGGGCCGGGCGACCGCGGCGCCTACTGGGTGATCGTCACGATCGCGGCCACGGCGACGGCCGTCGGGAACCTGTCGGTGGAGAAGTCGCAGACGACCCTGTGGGCACAGGAGGACAACCGGCCGGCCATCACGGCCAACGCCCTGTGGATGGGATTCGCCGTGGGCACGGTGGCTGCCGGGGCCACGTTCGCCGTGCTCCTGTCCAACGCCGCCATGATGCCCGTCGCGGACCGGTCCACGCTGGTCTGGGCCCTGGCCGCGGTGCCTGTCATGATGGCGATCGTCTACGTCAACAACGTGCACATCCTGCGCGCCCGCACCGGGGTCGTCAACCGGGGCTCACTGACCGGGGCGGCCCTTCAGTGCTCGGCACTGACGGCTCTGGGCCTCCTCGGCCACCTCACCGTCGAGTGGGTAGTGATCATCTGGACCGTCTCGGCCGCGCTGAACCTGCTGTTGCTGCTGCCGCCCCTGCCCGCCTACCGCCCGCGTGACCGGCGACTGGCCGGCCGCACGCTGTCATGCGGGCTCCGTTACCATCTGGGCTCGGTCTGCCACTTCCTGCTGCTGCGGCTCGACGTCCTGCTCCTGAACGGCATGAGCACGCCGACGGCGGTGGGGGTCTACTCCATGGCGGTGACACCGGCCGAGCTCCTGCGGGCCATGACCGACGCGGTGGTCCAGATCACGCTGCCCCGGCAGATGGAGTCGAGCCAGGAGACGGCCGCGGCCTACACGGCGCGGACGATCCGGATCACCGCTGTCCTGGCCGCTCCGTCGATCGTCGCGTTCTGCTCCGCGGGGCCGTTCCTGGTGGTCACCGCCGTCGGTCCGGCCTTCACCGGGTGCGTCATCCCGATGCTGGTGCTCGCGCCGGGCGTGGCGGCGGCCGCGGCGGCCCGCCCGGCCGCCGCCTATCTGCTCCGTCTCAACCGGCCGGTGCCCACCTCGCTGATGTACGGCGCGGCACTGCTGGTGAACCTCACCCTGAACATCCTGCTGATTCCCCGGCTGGGCGCCACGGGGTGCGCTCTGGCGTCCACAGCCGCCTACACGGCGCTCGCGGCGGCTCAGGTGGGCTGGTTCGCGCGCTCAGCGGGGGTGCCCCTGCGACAGCTGGGCCCGGGTGCCGCCGAGGTGCGCGAGATCGTCCGCCGGCTCCGCGCGTTCCTGGCCGCCCGCTGA
- a CDS encoding class I SAM-dependent methyltransferase — protein sequence MDDSLLQIRRGDRFAFGRNWNSFVDLVDEGRIHSAAASLRTALGVEDLGGRTFLDVGCGSGLFSLAAHRLGARVHSFDFDAEAVRSALRLRRAFAPDAAWTIEQGSILDDGYRARLGTYDLVYAWGVLHHTGAMWRAFDAAVELVAPGGLLYVALYNDQGRQSRMWTAVKRRYNRSGAVVRGALVVGSSAYVYRAWPLFAVRRLLTGGSRPAAARARGMSRRHDMLDWVGGYPFEVSRPEQVIARAHAHDLSLLHLKTCGGGLGCNEYVLRRPGGSAGGQERAEPADDLAHLGGTRAQLSQGHPR from the coding sequence ATGGACGACAGCCTTCTGCAGATACGGCGGGGTGACAGGTTCGCCTTCGGCCGCAACTGGAACTCCTTCGTCGACCTCGTCGACGAAGGCCGTATCCACAGCGCGGCCGCCTCGCTGCGGACGGCCTTGGGCGTCGAGGACCTCGGGGGGCGCACCTTCCTCGATGTGGGCTGCGGTAGCGGCCTGTTCTCCCTCGCCGCCCACCGTCTGGGAGCGCGCGTTCACTCTTTCGACTTCGACGCCGAGGCGGTGCGGTCGGCTCTGCGGCTGCGGCGCGCCTTCGCCCCCGACGCCGCCTGGACGATCGAGCAGGGGTCGATCCTGGACGACGGCTACCGTGCGCGGCTGGGGACCTACGACCTGGTCTACGCGTGGGGCGTGCTGCACCATACCGGAGCCATGTGGAGGGCCTTCGACGCCGCCGTCGAGCTGGTCGCCCCCGGCGGGCTGCTGTACGTCGCGCTCTACAACGATCAAGGCCGGCAGAGCCGGATGTGGACGGCCGTGAAGCGGCGCTACAACCGGTCGGGAGCGGTGGTCCGCGGCGCTCTGGTCGTCGGCAGCTCGGCCTACGTCTACCGGGCCTGGCCCCTGTTCGCGGTCAGGCGATTGCTCACCGGCGGGTCCCGCCCCGCGGCCGCCCGGGCGCGGGGCATGTCGCGCCGGCACGACATGCTCGACTGGGTGGGCGGCTATCCCTTCGAGGTCTCCAGGCCCGAGCAGGTCATCGCCCGCGCCCACGCCCACGACCTCAGCCTCCTGCACCTCAAGACATGCGGGGGCGGACTCGGCTGCAACGAGTACGTGCTCCGGCGGCCGGGCGGATCAGCGGGCGGCCAGGAACGCGCGGAGCCGGCGGACGATCTCGCGCACCTCGGCGGCACCCGGGCCCAGCTGTCGCAGGGGCACCCCCGCTGA
- a CDS encoding oxidoreductase produces MPSRPGAPGLEGCHDYECRWPRRPSVRAPGQSGPVRRVDEHRSTTLSHRRLLRPTRGHRRPIDHHGQQSRPQRPEPGNHLGNFALTGLLLDLMLPVAGSRIVTVSSTGHRIGAGIRFDDLHGERSYDRIAAYGQSKLANLLFTYELQRRLAPHGTTVAVAAHPGAAATDLGRNLPAPARLLLPVVMALIAQGPAMGALPTLRAATDPATLGGQHYGPDGWWEGKGHPHVVASSDASYDLSVQRRLWTVSEQLTDVSFAA; encoded by the coding sequence GTGCCCTCCAGGCCCGGCGCGCCGGGCCTGGAGGGCTGCCACGACTACGAGTGCCGTTGGCCGCGCCGACCCTCTGTCCGTGCTCCAGGCCAGAGCGGACCAGTACGCCGAGTGGATGAACACCGCTCAACGACGCTGAGCCACCGCCGACTCCTGAGACCCACGCGGGGTCACCGACGTCCTATCGACCATCACGGGCAACAGTCCCGCCCGCAACGGCCAGAACCCGGCAACCACCTGGGGAACTTCGCCCTCACCGGGCTCCTGCTCGACCTGATGCTGCCCGTCGCCGGCTCCCGGATCGTCACAGTCAGCAGCACCGGCCACCGCATCGGGGCCGGCATCCGCTTCGACGACCTGCACGGGGAACGCTCCTACGACCGCATCGCCGCCTACGGGCAGTCCAAGCTCGCCAACCTCCTGTTCACCTACGAGCTGCAACGCCGCCTCGCCCCACACGGCACGACCGTCGCCGTCGCCGCGCACCCCGGCGCCGCCGCGACCGACCTCGGCCGCAACCTGCCCGCACCGGCCCGGCTCCTCCTGCCGGTGGTCATGGCGCTGATCGCGCAGGGACCGGCCATGGGCGCGCTGCCCACCCTGCGCGCGGCCACCGACCCGGCGACTCTCGGCGGCCAGCACTACGGCCCCGACGGCTGGTGGGAAGGCAAGGGGCACCCGCACGTGGTCGCCTCCAGTGACGCCTCCTATGACCTGAGCGTGCAGCGGCGCCTGTGGACCGTGTCCGAGCAGCTGACCGACGTGAGCTTCGCCGCCTGA
- a CDS encoding protein kinase domain-containing protein, with the protein MRALSGRYELLEPLGRGGMGVVYRARDRELERIVAVKVLPAQMLRDEDFRARFRREARAAAGLSHPHIATVYDIGESTDGGDPVPYLVMELVEGGTLADLLRQAPPTAAEAGRIVAAVLEALEHSHGREVVHRDIKPANIMVHRAGGRVRVKVMDFGIAKLMSETATRLTATGMRIGTPSYMSPEQADGRPTDARSDLYSTGCVLYEMLTGRPPFTGDSPAVVLFGHLHKAPLPPSQLNPVLAPFWDQMLATALAKDPHQRHRDAAAMRQAIETGLAAPTAQAPAPAPPPATAPATRLHVSPPVDPAPPALAPQASALHAPGSPGLGDRSAPASAPREHVAAAPHRVLSRRRLLTGLGVAGLAALPAAYYTFTREETATLLGQPLAGHNGPARSVAFSPDGKILAVGGKDKTVRLWDVATRALLGTPLTGHTDDVDSVAFSPDGKILAAGGKDKTVRLWDVATRTPIGRPLTGHNIWVLSVAFSPDGKIMAAGGKDKTVRLWDVATRTPIGRPLTGHTDWVLSVAFSPDGKILATGSDDGTVRLWQL; encoded by the coding sequence GTGAGGGCGCTGTCAGGGCGGTATGAGCTGCTGGAGCCGTTGGGGCGCGGCGGTATGGGGGTGGTGTACCGGGCGCGTGACCGGGAGCTGGAGCGGATCGTGGCGGTCAAGGTGCTGCCCGCGCAGATGCTGCGCGATGAGGACTTCCGGGCCCGGTTCCGCCGGGAGGCGCGGGCGGCGGCGGGCTTGTCGCATCCCCACATCGCGACCGTCTACGACATCGGAGAGAGCACCGATGGCGGGGATCCGGTTCCGTATCTGGTGATGGAGCTGGTGGAGGGCGGAACACTGGCCGATCTGCTGCGCCAGGCGCCGCCCACCGCCGCGGAGGCCGGGCGGATCGTGGCGGCCGTCCTGGAGGCGTTGGAGCACAGCCACGGGCGGGAGGTGGTGCACCGCGACATCAAACCCGCCAACATCATGGTCCACCGCGCCGGCGGCCGGGTGCGGGTGAAGGTGATGGACTTCGGGATCGCCAAGCTCATGTCGGAGACGGCCACCCGGCTGACCGCCACCGGGATGCGGATCGGCACCCCGTCCTACATGTCGCCTGAACAGGCCGACGGCAGGCCCACCGACGCCCGCTCGGATCTGTACTCCACCGGATGCGTGTTGTACGAGATGCTCACCGGTCGGCCGCCCTTCACCGGGGACTCACCCGCCGTCGTGCTCTTCGGGCACCTGCACAAGGCCCCGCTGCCGCCCTCACAGCTGAACCCGGTCCTGGCCCCTTTCTGGGACCAGATGCTGGCGACCGCGCTGGCCAAAGACCCTCACCAGCGCCACCGGGATGCCGCGGCGATGCGCCAGGCCATCGAAACCGGCTTAGCCGCCCCCACCGCCCAGGCGCCTGCGCCGGCCCCGCCCCCCGCAACCGCACCGGCTACCCGGCTTCACGTCTCCCCACCTGTCGACCCGGCGCCCCCTGCACTGGCGCCCCAGGCGTCGGCCCTCCACGCACCCGGCTCTCCCGGTCTCGGGGATCGGTCCGCGCCCGCATCCGCACCGCGAGAGCACGTCGCTGCCGCGCCGCACCGGGTCCTGTCCCGCCGCCGCCTGCTCACCGGGCTGGGTGTCGCAGGCCTGGCCGCCCTGCCGGCCGCCTACTACACCTTCACCCGGGAAGAGACCGCCACCCTCCTCGGCCAGCCCCTCGCCGGCCACAACGGCCCCGCCCGCTCAGTGGCCTTCAGCCCCGACGGCAAGATCCTGGCCGTCGGCGGCAAGGACAAGACCGTGCGGTTATGGGATGTGGCCACCCGCGCCCTCCTCGGCACGCCCCTCACCGGCCACACCGACGACGTCGACTCGGTGGCGTTCAGCCCGGACGGCAAGATCCTGGCCGCCGGCGGCAAGGACAAGACCGTGCGGTTGTGGGACGTGGCCACCCGCACCCCCATCGGCCGCCCCCTCACCGGCCACAACATCTGGGTCTTGTCGGTGGCGTTCAGCCCGGACGGCAAGATCATGGCCGCCGGCGGCAAGGACAAGACCGTGCGGTTGTGGGACGTAGCCACCCGCACCCCCATCGGCCGCCCCCTCACCGGCCACACCGACTGGGTCTTGTCGGTGGCGTTCAGCCCGGACGGCAAGATCCTGGCCACCGGCAGCGATGACGGCACCGTGCGGTTGTGGCAACTGTGA
- a CDS encoding GNAT family N-acetyltransferase: MMEINFLAESDRACWELLARGKDTYFKVERSDDDYERTWRRLLDDEQIRGIAARLDGRMVGIAHYLFHASVWYAGKCYLADLFVDAEVRRRGIATAVIEWVARDAKEHGFPGLYWNTLEDAPARALYDKVGKFHKGLIHYAYRRDADQTSTRR, translated from the coding sequence ATGATGGAGATCAACTTCCTCGCTGAATCCGACCGCGCCTGCTGGGAATTGCTGGCCCGTGGCAAAGACACGTACTTCAAGGTCGAACGGAGCGACGACGACTACGAACGGACCTGGCGACGCCTGCTCGACGACGAGCAGATACGCGGGATCGCCGCTCGACTGGACGGCAGAATGGTCGGCATCGCGCACTACCTGTTCCACGCCAGTGTCTGGTACGCCGGGAAATGCTATCTGGCGGACTTGTTCGTGGACGCGGAGGTCCGACGGCGGGGTATCGCGACGGCAGTGATCGAGTGGGTGGCGCGGGACGCCAAGGAGCACGGCTTCCCAGGTCTCTACTGGAACACGTTGGAAGACGCTCCGGCTCGCGCGCTGTACGACAAGGTGGGCAAGTTCCACAAGGGGCTCATCCACTACGCCTACCGGCGGGACGCGGACCAGACCTCCACCCGGCGCTGA
- a CDS encoding response regulator transcription factor, which translates to MRIVIAEDAVMLREGLCMLLTSRDHEVVAAVGDGDALLATVAEHGPNIAVVDVRMPPSHTDEGLRAAIQIRRDHPSVGVLVFSQYIETRYAAQLLAGGAHGVGYLLKERVADVKDFLAALDRIAAGQTVLDPEVVTQIMGASHRTETLGTLTPREREVLAMMAEGRSNNAIAAALFLSYGSVEKHVTQIFTKLSLSPSDNDHRRVLAVLRYLQA; encoded by the coding sequence ATGCGCATCGTGATCGCCGAGGACGCCGTGATGCTCCGGGAGGGCCTGTGCATGCTGCTCACCTCCCGCGACCACGAGGTGGTGGCCGCCGTGGGAGATGGCGACGCGCTCCTGGCGACCGTGGCGGAACACGGTCCCAACATCGCCGTGGTCGACGTACGCATGCCGCCCTCCCACACCGACGAGGGCCTGCGGGCCGCGATCCAGATCCGCCGTGATCATCCGAGTGTGGGCGTGCTGGTGTTCTCCCAGTACATCGAGACGCGTTACGCGGCCCAGTTGCTCGCCGGCGGCGCCCATGGCGTGGGCTACCTCCTGAAGGAGCGCGTCGCCGACGTCAAGGACTTCCTGGCCGCGCTCGACCGGATCGCGGCCGGGCAGACCGTCCTCGACCCCGAGGTCGTCACCCAGATCATGGGCGCCAGCCACCGCACGGAGACCCTGGGCACGCTCACCCCGAGGGAACGCGAGGTGCTGGCCATGATGGCGGAGGGGCGTTCCAACAACGCCATCGCCGCTGCGCTGTTCCTGTCGTACGGCTCGGTGGAGAAGCACGTGACGCAGATCTTCACCAAGCTCAGCCTGTCTCCGTCGGACAACGACCACCGCCGGGTACTCGCCGTCCTGCGCTACCTGCAGGCCTGA
- a CDS encoding sensor histidine kinase, whose protein sequence is MDRQAERWRVLITTPVRERSQRELAYALMLPFMVGAGLVHLVLVLLSVILTANLVGVPMLALSVMAARGLGTANRRLARAWAGVRVPDPGPFRAGPGLLNRLGSTLGDVTGWRAVIHSLLRLPAAVVACAAAAGLWGGGLLLLGCPLWGQSSALAHLSPPGWPVAALVSAAGLALLLLAPWGVHLALAPERMLARTLLGPGPGDARIRRLEQARALAAEEAVARLRRIERDLHDGTAARLVTLAMSLGMAQDELEQADQPERLQRARVLVDSAHRSAKETMAELRDLIRGIHPPALDQGLEVALATLTARSPIPARFEADLPERPAPAIEAVAYFCTTELLANVVKHSGGQHAAIEVRVRDGLLTLRVRDDGTGGAAIGTGSGLRGLAARAQALDGMIDIHSPAGGPTVITVELPLHI, encoded by the coding sequence GTGGACAGGCAAGCAGAGAGGTGGCGTGTGCTGATCACTACTCCGGTGCGGGAGCGGTCGCAGCGTGAGCTCGCTTACGCACTGATGTTGCCGTTCATGGTGGGAGCCGGCCTGGTCCATCTCGTTCTCGTGCTGCTGAGCGTCATCCTGACGGCGAATCTCGTTGGAGTGCCGATGCTGGCCCTGAGCGTGATGGCGGCCAGAGGGCTCGGCACGGCAAATCGACGGCTGGCACGAGCGTGGGCCGGGGTGCGGGTGCCCGATCCCGGCCCGTTCCGTGCCGGGCCGGGCCTGCTGAACCGGCTCGGCTCGACGCTCGGTGACGTGACGGGATGGCGCGCCGTCATCCATAGTCTGCTCCGGCTGCCGGCGGCCGTGGTCGCCTGCGCGGCCGCCGCCGGGTTGTGGGGAGGCGGCCTGCTCCTGCTCGGCTGCCCCCTGTGGGGACAGTCCTCCGCCCTGGCGCACCTGTCTCCCCCCGGCTGGCCGGTTGCGGCGCTGGTGAGCGCCGCCGGACTGGCGCTGCTGCTCCTCGCCCCGTGGGGCGTCCACCTCGCCCTGGCCCCCGAGCGCATGCTCGCCCGTACGCTGCTCGGGCCCGGGCCGGGCGACGCCCGGATCCGCCGGCTGGAGCAGGCACGGGCGCTGGCCGCAGAGGAAGCGGTCGCCAGGCTCCGCCGGATCGAGCGGGACCTGCACGACGGGACGGCGGCACGACTGGTGACGCTGGCCATGAGCCTGGGCATGGCTCAGGACGAGCTCGAGCAGGCCGACCAGCCCGAACGGCTCCAGCGCGCCCGCGTCCTCGTCGACAGCGCCCACCGCAGCGCCAAGGAGACGATGGCCGAGCTGCGTGACCTGATCCGCGGCATCCACCCGCCGGCGCTCGACCAAGGGCTGGAGGTCGCCCTGGCCACGCTCACCGCACGGAGCCCGATCCCCGCCCGGTTCGAAGCCGACCTGCCCGAGCGACCGGCGCCGGCCATCGAGGCCGTCGCCTACTTCTGCACGACGGAACTGCTCGCCAACGTGGTCAAGCACAGCGGCGGCCAGCACGCCGCCATCGAGGTACGGGTGCGTGATGGCCTGCTTACCCTGCGGGTGCGCGACGATGGAACCGGCGGCGCGGCGATCGGCACCGGATCCGGATTACGCGGCCTGGCCGCCCGGGCCCAGGCGTTGGACGGCATGATCGACATTCACAGCCCGGCCGGAGGACCTACGGTGATCACAGTCGAACTCCCCCTGCACATCTGA
- a CDS encoding alpha/beta fold hydrolase — translation MMTTKQRRRRGRTRGLVIGVAVAALAGMTPAASAAQEAQPTWRDCAGQGTSAGMRCAAIEVPVDWAEPDGPKIKLDLARLPATEPARRIGSVLGIPGGPGANGIDDLKRAAADLTEPGRRFDLVAYKPRTTVWRDQMPPSCMKPGTSLFEPQGQKQYKALAAAMTKILKACQDADKTGLFAHMDSLSVARDMDAIREALGEERLSFMANSYGGVPAAAYARLFPQRIRAMYLDGTINQVDGWPDQTLRTLPVLERVFTRFTTWCAATPACALHGQDAEAVWRKLTRDADRKPIPVTSSEFGKGKLTGWHLRSFGFIGDPGPDNSRWLAFAEAVDRARGGDGTGFADVALGNARIWAAPGALAMTCADERGYSSYAQLQKFRRQAQKISPNFGGASFDALGCTGWPLQVANPSRPLKSRGLPPFLGAGSTWGDYAWTESFTGMIPGSVTVAYDGPGHALYLSGKKCPIRYATTYLTDLRLPKPGTTCPAE, via the coding sequence ATGATGACAACCAAGCAGCGGCGCAGGCGCGGCAGGACCAGAGGGCTGGTCATCGGTGTAGCGGTGGCGGCGCTGGCAGGAATGACCCCGGCAGCATCCGCTGCTCAAGAGGCACAGCCGACCTGGCGGGACTGCGCAGGCCAGGGCACATCCGCCGGGATGCGGTGCGCCGCGATCGAGGTGCCCGTGGACTGGGCCGAGCCGGACGGGCCGAAGATCAAACTGGATCTGGCCCGGCTGCCCGCCACCGAGCCTGCGCGCCGGATCGGCAGCGTGCTGGGTATCCCCGGCGGTCCCGGAGCCAACGGGATTGACGACTTGAAGCGCGCCGCGGCCGACCTCACCGAACCAGGCCGCAGGTTCGACCTCGTCGCCTACAAGCCGCGCACCACCGTGTGGCGTGATCAGATGCCCCCGTCCTGCATGAAGCCCGGGACGTCACTGTTCGAGCCACAGGGCCAGAAGCAGTACAAGGCATTGGCCGCGGCGATGACCAAGATCCTCAAAGCCTGCCAGGACGCGGACAAGACCGGCCTGTTCGCCCACATGGACTCCCTGTCGGTGGCCAGAGACATGGACGCGATCCGCGAGGCTCTGGGCGAGGAACGGCTGAGCTTCATGGCCAACTCCTACGGAGGGGTGCCCGCCGCCGCCTATGCGCGGCTGTTTCCGCAGCGCATCCGGGCCATGTACCTCGACGGGACGATCAACCAGGTCGACGGCTGGCCCGACCAGACGCTGCGGACCTTGCCCGTCCTGGAACGGGTATTCACCAGGTTCACCACCTGGTGCGCGGCCACCCCCGCCTGCGCGTTGCACGGACAGGACGCCGAGGCGGTCTGGCGCAAGCTCACTCGAGACGCCGATCGCAAGCCGATCCCGGTCACGTCGTCCGAGTTCGGCAAGGGCAAGCTGACCGGATGGCATCTGAGGAGTTTCGGCTTCATCGGCGACCCCGGACCGGACAACTCGCGGTGGCTGGCCTTCGCCGAGGCGGTCGACAGAGCCCGGGGCGGGGACGGGACCGGTTTCGCCGATGTCGCTCTCGGCAACGCGCGGATCTGGGCCGCGCCCGGAGCGCTGGCGATGACGTGCGCAGATGAGCGTGGCTACAGCAGCTACGCGCAGCTGCAGAAGTTCCGCCGTCAGGCGCAGAAGATCTCGCCGAACTTCGGGGGAGCCTCATTCGACGCGCTCGGATGCACCGGTTGGCCGCTGCAGGTCGCCAACCCGTCCCGACCACTGAAGTCTCGCGGCCTGCCGCCGTTCCTGGGTGCCGGCAGCACGTGGGGCGACTACGCGTGGACCGAGAGCTTCACCGGGATGATCCCGGGATCGGTGACCGTCGCCTACGACGGGCCCGGCCACGCCCTGTACCTGTCGGGCAAGAAGTGCCCGATCCGATACGCGACCACGTACCTGACCGACCTGAGGCTGCCCAAGCCGGGTACCACCTGCCCTGCCGAATGA
- a CDS encoding class I SAM-dependent DNA methyltransferase, which produces MTEPDLLTATRAAYDAVAPRYAEDIPERYHSNPLNHAMIPVFVELIKTRGGLVADVGCGPGHVTAHLHSLGVTAFGVDLSPEMIGLARSLHPELRFEVGVMDALKVEDAALAGVLANYSIIHTPPERLSETFAEFHRVLAPGGHLLLGFPAYDDATKLAESFDHVVSLAYRYSPGRIAELLLSAGLTEVARLVVSPDEDPKRGFPQAYLLARRAIVAHVD; this is translated from the coding sequence ATGACAGAGCCGGATCTTCTCACCGCCACCCGCGCAGCCTACGACGCCGTCGCCCCTCGCTATGCCGAGGACATCCCTGAGCGTTACCATTCCAACCCACTCAACCACGCAATGATCCCCGTTTTCGTCGAGTTGATCAAAACCCGCGGCGGCTTGGTGGCAGACGTGGGATGCGGCCCCGGCCACGTCACCGCACATCTGCATTCCCTCGGAGTGACCGCCTTCGGTGTGGACCTGTCGCCGGAAATGATCGGGCTTGCTCGGAGCCTGCATCCAGAACTGCGCTTCGAGGTCGGAGTGATGGACGCTCTCAAGGTCGAGGACGCTGCTCTGGCCGGTGTCCTCGCCAACTACTCCATCATCCACACCCCACCCGAACGGCTCTCCGAAACGTTCGCTGAGTTCCACCGCGTGCTCGCGCCCGGGGGCCATCTGCTGCTCGGCTTCCCGGCCTACGACGACGCCACCAAGCTGGCCGAATCATTCGACCATGTTGTGTCACTCGCCTACAGGTATTCGCCTGGCCGCATTGCCGAGCTGCTCCTCAGCGCCGGGCTCACAGAGGTAGCCAGGCTAGTCGTTTCCCCCGACGAGGATCCCAAGCGGGGCTTCCCGCAGGCATACCTCCTGGCCCGCCGCGCGATCGTGGCACACGTGGATTGA